One Streptomyces sp. P9-A2 DNA window includes the following coding sequences:
- a CDS encoding sensor histidine kinase → MSDGPAARRGPGDPGPWGGVRPFSIKTKLGALVVISVLITTGLSMIAVQTKTELRFITVFSMIATLLITQFVAHSLTAPLDDMNAVARSISHGDYTRRVREHRRDELGDLAQTINVMADELEAQDQQRKELVANVSHELRTPIAGLRAVLENIVDGITEADPETMRTALKQTERLGRLVETLLDLSRLDNGVVPLRRQRFEVWPYLSGVLKEANMVASARAGMTTGSGGHTRTDVHLSLDVRPPELTAYVDPERIHQVVANLIDNAVKHSPPHGRVTVKARPGPQPDSLQLEILDEGPGIPRTEWHRVFERFNRGSVNLPHGPGSDGGTGLGLAIARWAVDLHGGRIGVAESERGCRILITLPGASPSAG, encoded by the coding sequence ATGAGCGACGGGCCGGCCGCACGGAGAGGCCCCGGGGACCCCGGCCCCTGGGGCGGCGTCCGCCCGTTCTCCATCAAGACCAAGCTGGGTGCGCTGGTCGTCATCTCGGTACTGATCACCACCGGGCTGTCGATGATCGCGGTGCAGACCAAGACGGAACTGCGCTTCATCACGGTCTTCTCGATGATCGCCACCCTGCTCATCACACAGTTCGTGGCACACTCCCTCACCGCGCCGCTGGACGACATGAACGCGGTGGCCCGGTCCATCTCGCACGGCGACTACACGCGCCGGGTGCGCGAGCACCGCCGGGACGAACTGGGCGACCTGGCCCAGACCATCAATGTCATGGCCGACGAGCTGGAGGCCCAGGACCAGCAGCGCAAGGAGCTGGTGGCCAACGTCTCGCACGAGCTGCGCACCCCCATCGCGGGTCTGCGCGCGGTGCTGGAGAACATCGTCGACGGCATCACCGAGGCCGACCCCGAGACCATGCGCACGGCGCTGAAGCAGACCGAGCGGCTGGGGCGTCTCGTGGAGACGCTCCTCGACCTGTCCCGCCTGGACAACGGGGTCGTCCCGCTGCGGCGGCAGCGGTTCGAGGTGTGGCCGTATCTGTCCGGCGTGCTCAAGGAGGCCAACATGGTCGCCTCCGCGCGCGCGGGCATGACCACCGGCTCCGGCGGCCATACACGCACGGACGTCCACCTGAGTCTCGACGTCAGGCCGCCGGAGCTCACCGCGTACGTCGACCCGGAGCGCATCCACCAGGTCGTCGCCAACCTCATCGACAACGCGGTCAAGCACAGCCCGCCGCACGGCCGGGTGACGGTCAAGGCACGGCCCGGCCCGCAGCCGGACTCGCTTCAGCTGGAGATCCTGGACGAGGGGCCCGGCATTCCGCGGACCGAGTGGCATCGCGTCTTCGAGCGGTTCAACCGCGGCAGCGTCAACCTGCCGCACGGTCCGGGCAGTGACGGGGGCACCGGCCTCGGCCTGGCGATCGCCCGCTGGGCCGTCGATCTCCACGGCGGACGGATCGGTGTGGCCGAATCCGAACGAGGATGCCGAATTCTTATCACTCTCCCGGGAGCCTCTCCCTCGGCAGGTTGA
- a CDS encoding response regulator transcription factor — protein sequence MEQTHTSHNGTAAATPGAQRRVLVVEDDATIVDAIATRLRAEGFLVQTAGDGPSAVDTAEAWQPDLLILDIMLPGFDGLEVCRRVQAQRPVPVMMLTARDDETDMLVGLGVGADDYMTKPFSMRELAARVHVLLRRMERAALAASAPRSGILRLGELEIDHAQRRVRVRSEDVHLTPTEFDLLVCLANTPRAVLSREQLLAEVWDWADASGTRTVDSHIKALRRKIGAERIRTVHGVGYALETPTP from the coding sequence ATGGAGCAGACACACACCTCCCACAACGGCACGGCGGCGGCCACACCGGGCGCACAGCGCCGGGTCCTGGTGGTCGAGGACGACGCGACGATCGTGGACGCCATCGCGACCCGCCTTCGTGCCGAGGGATTCCTGGTGCAGACGGCGGGCGACGGTCCGTCCGCCGTCGACACGGCGGAGGCCTGGCAGCCCGACCTGCTGATCCTCGACATCATGCTGCCGGGCTTCGACGGCCTGGAGGTCTGCCGGCGCGTACAGGCCCAGCGGCCGGTGCCGGTGATGATGCTGACCGCGCGCGACGACGAGACCGACATGCTGGTCGGGCTGGGCGTCGGCGCCGACGACTACATGACCAAGCCGTTCTCCATGCGGGAACTCGCGGCACGCGTGCATGTGCTGCTGCGCCGCATGGAGCGGGCGGCCCTGGCGGCCTCCGCCCCGCGCAGCGGCATCCTGCGCCTGGGCGAACTGGAGATCGACCACGCTCAGCGCAGGGTGCGGGTACGCAGCGAGGACGTCCATCTGACGCCCACCGAGTTCGACCTCCTGGTGTGCCTGGCGAACACTCCCCGCGCGGTGCTCTCCCGGGAGCAGCTGCTCGCCGAGGTCTGGGACTGGGCGGACGCCTCCGGCACCCGGACCGTCGACAGCCACATCAAGGCGCTGCGCCGGAAGATCGGTGCCGAGCGCATCCGTACCGTGCACGGCGTGGGCTACGCCCTGGAGACGCCGACGCCATGA
- a CDS encoding spermidine synthase, whose translation MSTPYDIPEVLDRREGPYGEVVLRRHGGLLQIIANGCFLMDTSDGRSERRLVDAALGALDAADTRAGRGPRQDPHVLIGGLGVGFSLAHAAAAPRWGRITVVEREPAVIDWHRAGPLAELSARALADPRAKIVEVDLVTYVHKTSDTFDALCLDIDNGPDWTVTEGNDGLYSPAGLRDCARVLTPGGVLAVWSARPSTDFEETLRNAGFQQVRTEEIPVARGVPDVVHLGVRPG comes from the coding sequence ATGTCCACCCCCTACGACATTCCCGAAGTCCTGGACCGCCGCGAGGGCCCGTACGGGGAGGTGGTGCTCCGCCGGCACGGCGGCCTGCTGCAGATCATCGCGAACGGCTGCTTCCTGATGGACACCTCCGACGGCCGCTCGGAGCGCCGACTGGTCGACGCCGCCCTGGGCGCGCTCGACGCCGCCGACACTCGTGCGGGGCGCGGTCCGCGACAGGACCCGCACGTCCTCATCGGCGGACTCGGCGTCGGCTTCTCCCTCGCGCACGCCGCCGCCGCACCCCGCTGGGGCCGCATCACGGTGGTGGAGCGCGAACCCGCCGTCATCGACTGGCACCGCGCGGGCCCCCTGGCCGAACTTTCCGCGCGTGCTCTCGCCGACCCCCGCGCGAAGATCGTCGAGGTCGATCTGGTGACGTACGTCCATAAGACGTCCGACACGTTCGACGCCCTGTGTCTCGACATCGACAACGGCCCCGACTGGACCGTCACCGAGGGCAATGACGGGCTCTACTCCCCCGCCGGACTCCGGGACTGCGCGAGGGTGTTGACCCCCGGCGGAGTACTCGCGGTGTGGTCCGCCCGACCGTCCACCGATTTTGAGGAAACCCTGCGGAATGCCGGGTTCCAACAGGTGCGTACCGAAGAGATCCCCGTTGCCCGGGGCGTTCCTGACGTCGTTCACCTCGGCGTCCGCCCTGGATAG
- the lon gene encoding endopeptidase La, whose translation MATESAPLALPVLPLDDEVVLPGMVVPLDLSDSEVRAAVEAAQAAATSEPGKPRVLLVPRIDGTYAATGVLGTVEQVGRLADGDPGALIRGRDRVRIGAGTTGPGAALWVEGTRIDETVPEPAPSSSPRSDKGAPYPGQVAELVTEYKALATAWLRKRGAWQVVDRVQAIDDVSALADNSGYSPFLSTEQKLALLETADPVARLKLATQQLRDHLAEQDVAESIAKDVQDGVDKQQREFLLRRQLEAVRKELRELNGEQEGEESDDYRSRVEAADLPEKVREAALKEVDKLERSSDQSPEGSWIRTWLDTVLEMPWNERTEDAYDIQGARAVLDAEHSGLTDVKERITEYLAVRKRRAERGLGVVGGRRGGAVLALVGPPGVGKTSLGESVAHAMGRKFVRVALGGVRDEAEIRGHRRTYVGALPGRIVRAVKEAGSMNPVVLLDEIDKVGSDFRGDPSAALLEVLDPAQNHTFRDHYLEVELDLSDVVFLATANVLEAIPEALADRMEIVRLDGYTEDEKVVIARDHLLPRQLERAGLAPDEVTLEEGALRRLAGEYTREAGVRTLERSIARLLRKVAAQHELGERELPLTVGDGDLRALIGRPHHVPESAQEPAERRTAVPGVATGLAVTGAGGDVLYVEASLADPETGAAGLTLTGQLGDVMKESAQIALSFLRSHGAELELPVGDLKERGAHIHFPAGAVPKDGPSAGVTMTTALASLLSGRLVRTDVAMTGEVSLTGRVLPIGGVKQKLLAAHRAGITTVIIPKRNEPDLDDVPAHVLDGLDVHAVTDVRQVLELALSPATNGAAPEVPVAV comes from the coding sequence ATGGCTACTGAGTCCGCACCGCTCGCCCTGCCCGTGCTGCCGCTCGACGACGAGGTCGTGCTGCCCGGGATGGTGGTCCCGCTGGACCTGAGCGATTCCGAGGTGCGCGCCGCGGTGGAGGCCGCCCAGGCCGCCGCCACGTCGGAGCCGGGAAAGCCCAGGGTCCTGCTGGTGCCACGCATCGACGGGACCTACGCCGCCACCGGCGTCCTGGGCACGGTCGAACAGGTCGGCAGGCTGGCCGACGGCGACCCGGGCGCCCTGATCCGGGGCCGGGACCGGGTGCGGATCGGCGCCGGGACGACCGGGCCGGGTGCCGCGCTGTGGGTGGAGGGCACCCGGATCGACGAGACCGTGCCGGAGCCCGCCCCGAGTTCTTCACCTCGCTCGGACAAGGGAGCCCCCTATCCCGGCCAGGTGGCAGAACTGGTCACCGAGTACAAGGCACTCGCCACCGCCTGGCTGCGCAAGCGCGGCGCATGGCAGGTCGTCGACCGCGTCCAGGCCATCGACGACGTCTCCGCCCTCGCCGACAACTCCGGTTACTCACCGTTCCTGTCCACCGAACAGAAGCTGGCCCTGCTGGAGACCGCCGACCCGGTGGCCCGGCTGAAGCTCGCCACCCAGCAGCTGCGCGACCACCTCGCCGAACAGGACGTCGCTGAGTCCATCGCCAAGGACGTCCAGGACGGTGTCGACAAACAGCAGCGCGAGTTCCTGCTGCGCCGCCAGCTGGAAGCCGTACGCAAGGAACTGCGCGAGCTGAACGGTGAACAGGAGGGCGAGGAATCCGACGACTACCGGAGCCGCGTCGAGGCCGCGGACCTGCCGGAGAAGGTGCGCGAGGCCGCGCTCAAGGAGGTCGACAAGCTGGAGCGCTCCTCCGACCAGTCGCCCGAGGGCTCGTGGATCCGCACCTGGCTCGACACGGTGCTCGAGATGCCGTGGAACGAGCGCACCGAGGACGCGTACGACATCCAGGGCGCCCGGGCCGTGCTCGACGCCGAGCACTCGGGCCTGACGGACGTGAAGGAGCGCATCACCGAGTACCTGGCGGTGCGCAAGCGGCGTGCCGAGCGCGGGCTCGGGGTCGTCGGCGGCCGCCGCGGCGGAGCCGTGCTCGCCCTCGTCGGCCCGCCCGGCGTCGGCAAGACGAGCCTCGGAGAATCCGTCGCCCACGCGATGGGCCGTAAGTTCGTCCGGGTCGCCCTCGGCGGCGTCCGCGACGAGGCCGAGATCCGCGGTCACCGGCGTACGTACGTCGGCGCGCTGCCCGGCCGGATCGTGCGGGCCGTCAAGGAGGCCGGGTCGATGAACCCGGTGGTGCTGCTCGACGAGATCGACAAGGTGGGGTCGGACTTCCGGGGCGACCCGTCCGCCGCCCTCCTCGAAGTGCTGGACCCGGCGCAGAACCACACCTTCCGCGACCACTACCTGGAGGTCGAGCTGGACCTCTCGGACGTCGTCTTCCTGGCCACCGCCAACGTCCTGGAAGCCATCCCGGAGGCGCTGGCGGACCGGATGGAGATCGTCCGCCTGGACGGCTACACCGAGGACGAGAAGGTCGTCATCGCACGCGACCACCTGCTCCCGCGCCAGCTGGAGCGCGCCGGGCTCGCCCCCGACGAGGTCACCCTCGAGGAGGGCGCGCTGCGCAGACTGGCCGGCGAGTACACACGCGAGGCGGGCGTCCGCACCCTGGAGCGGTCCATCGCGCGGCTGCTGCGCAAGGTCGCGGCCCAGCACGAACTGGGCGAGCGGGAACTGCCCCTCACCGTCGGGGACGGTGATCTGCGTGCTCTGATCGGACGGCCCCACCACGTGCCCGAGTCCGCTCAGGAACCGGCCGAGCGCCGCACCGCCGTCCCCGGTGTCGCCACCGGGCTCGCGGTGACCGGCGCCGGCGGTGACGTCCTCTATGTGGAGGCGTCCCTGGCCGACCCGGAGACGGGCGCCGCCGGACTGACCCTGACCGGTCAGCTGGGCGACGTGATGAAGGAGTCGGCGCAGATCGCGCTGAGCTTCCTGCGGTCCCACGGCGCCGAACTGGAGCTTCCGGTCGGCGACCTGAAGGAGCGGGGCGCGCACATCCACTTCCCGGCGGGCGCGGTGCCCAAGGACGGCCCGAGCGCCGGCGTCACGATGACCACCGCCCTGGCCTCGCTGCTCTCCGGCCGCCTGGTCCGTACGGACGTGGCGATGACCGGTGAGGTCTCGCTGACCGGCCGGGTGCTGCCGATCGGCGGGGTGAAGCAGAAGCTGCTCGCGGCGCACCGGGCGGGGATCACCACCGTGATCATCCCCAAGCGCAACGAGCCCGACCTGGACGACGTCCCCGCCCACGTGCTGGACGGGCTCGACGTCCACGCCGTGACCGACGTCCGCCAGGTCCTGGAGCTGGCGCTCTCGCCCGCGACGAACGGCGCGGCGCCGGAGGTTCCGGTGGCGGTGTGA